Part of the Flavobacterium okayamense genome, GTTACCACTCCGGCACCTCTCCTTTAATCTTAATGTATAAAAGAACTTATCTTTTTTGCGGTTGCAAATGTAGGATATCCAATTCGTTTTTACAACATTTTTGCTTATTTTTTCAAATAAATTTTAGCACTAATTCCCGAAAATATTAAATTTCAACAACATAGCTTATTATTTTTTTAAAAAAAAACTACAATTACACAATTCAAAACATTTGAAAAGGGATTTCTTACACTAAAATCAAAAAGTTTCCAATTAAAATAGTAAATTCGCAAAACGAAAATAAATATCACAATCATGAGTAAAAAAGTCGTAATAGTTTCTGCAGTTCGTACCCCAATGGGAAGTTTTATGGGAGCTTTATCTAGCGTTCCAGCAACTAAATTAGGAGCAACTGCCATTAAAGGAGCTTTAAATAAAATTAATTTAGACCCAAAAGAAGTTGATGAAGTTTTAATGGGGAATGTTGTTCAAGCAGGTAACGGACAAGCACCAGCGCGTCAAGCAGCTATGTTTGCCGGTCTTCCAGACACTGTACCATGTACAACTGTAAATAAAGTTTGTGCTAGTGGAATGAAAGCGGTTATGCAAGGTGCTCAAGCAATTGCAAATGGTGATGCTGATGTAATTGTTGCTGGTGGTATGGAAAACATGAGTTTAATTCCTCATTATGTTCATTTAAGAAACGGTGTAAAATTTGGTCCTGCAACTATGGTAGACGGTCTTCAAAAAGACGGCTTAACAGATGCTTACGACAATAATGCTATGGGGGTTTGTGCTGACTTATGTGCGACTGAACATAATATTTCAAGAGAAGAACAAGATCGTTACGCTATTCAATCATATACACGTTCTGCTGCGGCTTGGGATGCTGGTAAATTCGATGCTGAAATTGTTCCAGTTGAAGTTCCACAAAGACGTGGTGATACAATCATCGTTAATAAAGATGAAGAATTTACAAACGTAAAATTAGATAAAATACCAGCTTTAAGTCCAGTTTTTACAAAAGATGGAACAGTAACTGCTGCAAATGCTTCAACGATTAACGATGGTGCGGCTGCTTTAGTTCTAATGAGTGAAGAAAAAGCAAATGCTTTAGGTTTAAAGCCTTTAGCTTACATAAAATCTTTTGCAGATGCTGCACAAGAACCTAAATGGTTTACAACTGCACCAGCAAAAGCATTACCAAAAGCTTTAGATAAAGCAGGTATTTCAATTAGCGATGTAGATTATTTCGAATTTAATGAAGCTTTTTCTGTTGTAGGTTTAGCTAATGCTAAGATCTTAGGATTAACAGAAGATAAAGTGAACGTAAACGGAGGAGCAGTTTCTTTAGGTCACCCTCTAGGATGTTCAGGCGCCAGAATTATCGTTACTTTAATTAGTGTTTTAAATCAAAACAATGGTAAAGTTGGAGCTGCTGCAATTTGTAATGGTGGTGGTGGTGCTTCTGCAATTGTTATCGAAAGAGCTTAAAAATAATTATGAGTTGTGAATTATTAATTATGGATAGCGTTTCTGTTTGTAGTTAATAATTCATAATTCTAATTTTTAATTCATAATTCATTTAATGTTTGGTATTTGCAATCTTGCTATAGTTCCGGTTAGACTTGAACCTTCTGATAGAAGTGAACAAGTTACGCAACTTCTTTTTGGCGAACATTTTACAATTTTAGAACAACAACAAAAGTGGTCTAAAATTAAAATTACATTCGATAATTACGAAGGATGGATTGACAACAAGCAATACCAAGAAATTTCTGAAAAACAATTTAATTCATTAAATGAAATCCCTATTGTTTTAAGTGCTGATTTAATTGAGTTTATTTCAAGTCCAAAAAATGAATTATTACCTATTTCTATTGGTAGTTCACTTTCTTTTTTAAATGATGATTCAATTAATATCAATAATTTTTCGTTTGAAGGCATACGAACTTGCGGTATTAAACCAAAATCGGATTTAGTTAAAACAGCTTATATGTATTTAAATGCTCCTTATTTATGGGGCGGAAAAACACCTTTTGGAATAGATTGTTCTGGTTTTACTCAAATGGTTTACAAACTAAATGGATACAACCTTTTAAGAGACGCCTCACAACAAGCTACACAAGGAGAAGTATTAAGTTTTATAGAAGAAAGTGAACCTGGAGATTTAGCCTTT contains:
- a CDS encoding acetyl-CoA C-acyltransferase, with product MSKKVVIVSAVRTPMGSFMGALSSVPATKLGATAIKGALNKINLDPKEVDEVLMGNVVQAGNGQAPARQAAMFAGLPDTVPCTTVNKVCASGMKAVMQGAQAIANGDADVIVAGGMENMSLIPHYVHLRNGVKFGPATMVDGLQKDGLTDAYDNNAMGVCADLCATEHNISREEQDRYAIQSYTRSAAAWDAGKFDAEIVPVEVPQRRGDTIIVNKDEEFTNVKLDKIPALSPVFTKDGTVTAANASTINDGAAALVLMSEEKANALGLKPLAYIKSFADAAQEPKWFTTAPAKALPKALDKAGISISDVDYFEFNEAFSVVGLANAKILGLTEDKVNVNGGAVSLGHPLGCSGARIIVTLISVLNQNNGKVGAAAICNGGGGASAIVIERA
- a CDS encoding C40 family peptidase → MFGICNLAIVPVRLEPSDRSEQVTQLLFGEHFTILEQQQKWSKIKITFDNYEGWIDNKQYQEISEKQFNSLNEIPIVLSADLIEFISSPKNELLPISIGSSLSFLNDDSININNFSFEGIRTCGIKPKSDLVKTAYMYLNAPYLWGGKTPFGIDCSGFTQMVYKLNGYNLLRDASQQATQGEVLSFIEESEPGDLAFFDNEDGNIIHVGIMLDNNYIIHASGKVRIDRLDHLGIYNAETNRHTHKLRVIKKIV